One genomic region from Rosa rugosa chromosome 1, drRosRugo1.1, whole genome shotgun sequence encodes:
- the LOC133743714 gene encoding uncharacterized protein LOC133743714, which produces MNRLLAKFRHNSEEEEARRLANEAAIVAAAVGYEMECSDQPRQRGSRPGRSPNVDRLRESRGKDLMEDYFVEHPVFPDSDFRQRYRMHRPLFESILTAVTQYDDYFIQKADALGVLGLSPHQKLTCALRMLAYGAGANQCAEITRMGDSTALKSLKRFCRAIEGIYTSYYLRSPTPEDLHRLLKKARRRGFPGMLGSIDCMHWQWKNCPTAWAGAYSGRKGYPTIILEAVASYDTYIWHAFFGVPGSCNDLNVLGQSPVFNDLTAGVAPRFKYKVNQKDFDMGYYLADGIYPKWHTFVKTIPRPINEMQQHFSKKQEGYRKDVERCFGILQARFAILRGGARLFKKETLRSVMMTCIILHNMIVEDERIDDESDLECDVDGIDSMSLDVVEEYEQPRNALPFEPVRVGVNGDNLPGFMDRYDLVRDEYVHQILQENLVEHNWKIKTGGE; this is translated from the coding sequence ATGAATAGGTTGTTGGCAAAATTTCGTCATAatagtgaggaagaagaagcacGACGCCTCGCGAATGAAGCAGCCATTGTTGCAGCAGCGGTTGGGTACGAGATGGAGTGTTCCGACCAACCCCGACAACGTGGTTCAAGGCCAGGTCGCTCCCCAAATGTGGACAGATTACGAGAGTCACGAGGCAAGGATCTCATGGAAGACTATTTTGTCGAGCATCCGGTGTTCCCAGATTCAGATTTTCGTCAACGTTACAGAATGCATCGTCCTCTATTCGAGAGCATCTTAACAGCGGTAACGCAATACGATGATTATTTCATTCAAAAGGCAGATGCTCTTGGTGTGTTAGGTTTATCACCCCATCAGAAGCTAACATGCGCATTAAGAATGCTTGCATACGGTGCCGGTGCAAATCAATGTGCTGAAATAACTAGGATGGGAGACTCTACTGCACTTAAGTCACTGAAGAGATTTTGTAGAGCAATAGAAGGTATATATACTTCTTATTACCTTCGTTCTCCTACACCTGAGGATCTTCACAGGCTTCTTAAGAAAGCTCGACGTAGGGGATTTCCAGGAATGCTAGGAAGCATAGATTGTATGCATTGGCAGTGGAAGAACTGTCCAACCGCTTGGGCTGGAGCTTACAGTGGGCGCAAAGGCTATCCAACAATCATTCTTGAAGCGGTTGCCTCATACGATACATATATATGGCATGCGTTCTTCGGAGTGCCCGGTTCATGCAACGATCTCAATGTGCTCGGACAATCCCCAGTTTTCAATGATCTCACAGCTGGAGTAGCCCCTAGGTTCAAATACAAGGTCAACCAGAAAGACTTTGACATGGGATATTATCTAGCAGACGGGATATACCCTAAGTGGCATACATTTGTGAAGACAATTCCGAGACCTATAAATGAGATGCAACAACACTTCTCCAAAAAACAAGAGGGGTATCGAAAAGACGTTGAAAGATGTTTTGGTATCTTGCAAGCTCGTTTTGCCATCCTTAGGGGGGGTGCTCGTTTGTTTAAGAAGGAAACTCTTCGAAGTGTCATGATGACTTGCATCATCCTCCATAATATGATTGTGGAGGATGAGCGGATCGATGATGAATCAGATTTAGAATGTGATGTTGATGGCATTGACTCAATGAGCTTGGATGTGGTAGAGGAATATGAGCAACCCCGTAATGCTTTGCCGTTTGAGCCAGTACGGGTGGGAGTAAATGGAGATAACCTTCCTGGATTCATGGATCGTTATGATCTTGTTCGAGATGAGTATGTTCATCAAATCCTTCAGGAGAATCTAGTagagcataattggaaaataaaaactGGTGGAGAATAG
- the LOC133743718 gene encoding uncharacterized protein LOC133743718 encodes MSNSKSGTKWAIDEEVQLCKSWATITSCGSVGKDQDAKHLWRNIHAHYEQNWEGDPDEVRSHQALESRWKNLKKNLASWHDAVSKAEHYYESGLNNMDKLYQTHMYYKRANKGKGFTYTHCWEVVKDHPKFKDPPKEVTQPSQIVDDSPIQSTDNDEECIAEPSDERPPGRKAQKRDAKLKGKISEKQDRYIQAMENIAFNSEASREATRIRDEENRKHIEWQQQMEVEKQQLELQKVQLEIQKEENWVMAKDTSIMTPESKAWWKKRKKAIRDKTSDDWEGL; translated from the exons ATGTCAAATTCAAAGTCAGGCACGAAGTGGGCAATTGATGAGGAAGTACAATTATGCAAGTCTTGGGCAACTATTACTTCATGTGGTTCTGTAGGAAAGGATCAAGATGCCAAGCATCTATGGCGTAATATTCATGCTCACTACGAACAAAACTGGGAAGGTGATCCGGACGAAGTTCGATCCCATCAAGCACTCGAAAGTAGGtggaaaaatttaaaaaaaaatttggcgaGTTGGCATGATGCGGTGAGCAAAGCGGAGCACTATTATGAGAGCGGCTTGAACAACATGGACAAG TTATATCAAACCCACATGTATTACAAGCGTGCAAATAAGGGTAAGGGTTTCACCTATACTCACTGTTGGGAAGTGGTAAAGGATCACCCAAAGTTCAAGGATCCACCAAAAGAGGTGACACAACCTTCACAGATAGTTGATGATTCACCAATTCAGTCAACTGACAACGATGAAGAGTGCATTGCGGAGCCATCTGATGAAAGACCTCCGGGAAGAAAGGCTCAAAAGAGAGATGCTAAGCTCAAAGGGAAGATTAGCGAAAAGCAAGATCGATATATTCAAGCAATGGAAAACATTGCATTTAATAGTGAAGCTAGTAGAGAGGCCACAAGAATCAGAGATGAAGAAAATAGAAAGCACATCGAGTGGCAGCAACAAATGGAAGTGGAAAAGCAACAACTAGAACTACAAAAAGtgcaactagaaatccaaaaggAGGAAAATTGGGTTATGGCTAAAGACACTAGCATAATGACTCCAGAATCAAAAGCATGgtggaagaaaagaaagaaagctatTCGTGACAAAACCTCAGATGATTGGGAGGGTTTGTAA
- the LOC133725900 gene encoding heat shock protein 90-6, mitochondrial codes for MHRISRRSLSTLLRHAAPYRNSAAPISHSASVVGETDTKVRWHSVLVGGKCNPAKSTTQINLKNGLYFGNRYESTAAASDATAAPPVEKYEYQAEVSRLMDLIVNSLYSNKEVFLRELVSNASDALDKLRFLSVTEPDLLKGGGELDIRIQTDTDNGIINITDSGIGMTREELVDCLGTIAQSGTSKFLKALKDTKDAGGDSNLIGQFGVGFYSAFLVADRVVVSTKSPKSDKQYVWQGEANASSYTIQEETDPEKILPRGTRLTLYLKRDDKGFAHPERIQKLVKNYSQFVSFPIYTWQEKGYTKEVEVDEDPAESQKDEQDNKTEKKKKTKTVVEKYWDWDLTNETQPIWLRNPKEVTTEDYNEFYKKTFNEYLDPLASSHFTTEGEVEFRSILYVPAVTPMGKDDMINPKTKNIRLYVKRVFISDDFDGELFPRYLSFIKGVVDSNDLPLNVSREILQESRIVRIMRKRLVRKAFDMILGISMSENREDYEKFWENFGKHLKLGCIEDRENHKRLAPLLRFFSSQSEDVMISLDEYVENMKPEQKDIYFIAADSVTSASNTPFLEKLLQKDLEVLYLVDPIDEVAITNLKSYKEKNFVDISKEDLNLGDKNEEKEKEIKQEFGQTCDWIKKRLGDKVASVQISNRLSTSPCVLVSGKFGWSANMERLMKAQTVGDTSSLEYMRGRRVFEINPEHPIIQNLNAASRVNPDDADAMRAIDLLYDAALVSSGFTPENPAELGGKIYEMMGLALSGKWSAPVAEVQEVQRQEAAPQHNSTKTLEAEVVEPVQAGSQK; via the exons ATGCACAGGATCTCTCGCCGCTCTCTCTCCACTCTCCTCCGCCACGCCGCACCTTACCGGAACTCCGCCGCCCCAATCTCTCACTCCGCCTCG GTGGTGGGAGAGACTGATACCAAAGTCAGATGGCACTCGGTGTTAGTCGGTGGGAAGTGTAACCCTGCCAAATCCACAACTCAAATAAACTTGAAAAATGGCCTCTATTTCGGCAACCGGTATGAGTCCACTGCTGCAGCCTCGGATGCAACAGCTGCACCGCCTGTTGAGAAATACGAGTATCAAGCTGAG GTTAGTCGCCTTATGGACCTCATTGTTAACAGCTTGTACAGCAACAAGGAGGTGTTCCTTCGAGAGCTTGTCAG CAATGCGAGTGATGCCTTGGACAAGCTCCGGTTTCTTAGTGTTACAGAACCTGACCTTTTGAAGGGTGGAGGTGAGCTTGATATCCGTATCCAGACTGATACTGACAATGGAATCATAAATATCAC TGATTCTGGCATTGGAATGACTCGGGAAGAGCTTGTGGACTGTTTGGGAACAATTGCACAAAGTGGGACTTCAAAGTTCTTGAAGGCACTAAAG GATACTAAAGATGCTGGTGGTGACAGCAATTTAATTGGTCAGTTTGGTGTTGGCTTTTACTCCGCATTCCTGGTTGCAGATCGG GTTGTTGTCTCTACAAAGTCTCCAAAATCTGACAAACAATATGTATGGCAAGGAGAAGCAAATGCTAGCTCTTATACGATTCAGGAGGAGACCGACCCTGAGAAGATTCTTCCTAGGGGAACCCGCTTGACCTTGTATCTGAAG CGTGACGACAAAGGTTTTGCTCATCCAGAACGTATTCAGAAGCTTGTGAAAAACTATTCACAGTTTGTTTCTTTTCCTATATACACGTGGCAGGAAAAGGGATACACTAAAGAG GTTGAGGTCGATGAGGATCCAGCTGAATCCCAAAAAGATGAGCAAGATAACAAGACTGAG aagaagaagaaaactaaGACTGTTGTTGAGAAATACTGGGATTGGGATCTCACTAATGAAACACAACCAATATGG CTTCGCAATCCTAAAGAAGTCACTACAGAGGATTACAATGAGTTCTACAAGAAAACTTTTAATGAATACTTGGATCCACTGGCTTCTTCACACTTTACAACAGAG GGTGAAGTAGAATTCAGGTCTATATTATATGTCCCAGCTGTTACTCCTATGGGAAAGGATGACATGATCAATCCCAAGACAAAAAATATAAGGCTCTATGTGAAACGGGTGTTCATTTCAGATGACTTTGATGGAGAACTG TTCCCACGATACTTGAGCTTCATCAAAGGTGTTGTGGATTCAAATGATCTTCCACTCAACGTCTCACGTGAAATTCTTCAGGAGAGTCGCATT GTGCGGATTATGAGGAAGCGTTTAGTTCGAAAGGCCTTTGACATGATTCTGGGAATATCCATGAGTGAAAACAGAGAG GATTATGAAAAGTTCTGGGAAAATTTTGGCAAACACTTGAAACTGGGTTGCATTGAAGATCGTGAAAATCATAAACGTCTTGCCCCATTGCTTAGATTTTTCTCTTCCCAAAGTGAGGATGTTATGATCAGCTTGGATGAATATGTTGAGAACATGAAACCTGAGCAGAAGGATATCTATTTCATTGCTGCTGACAGTGTGACAAGCGCAAGTAATACGCCATTCCTGGAGAAACTTCTTCAGAAGGATCTTGAA GTACTGTATTTAGTTGATCCTATTGATGAGGTTGCCATTACAAACCTaaaatcatacaaggaaaagAATTTTGTTGATATTAGCAAGGAAGATCTGAATTTAG GGGATAAGaatgaggaaaaagaaaaggagattaAGCAGGAGTTTGGCCAAACATGTGATTGGATCAAGAAGCGTTTGGGTGATAAAGTTGCCAGTGTTCAGATTTCAAACCGTCTTAGCACATCACCCTGCGTTCTTGTATCTGGGAAGTTCGGTTGGTCTGCCAACATGGAGAG GTTGATGAAGGCACAAACTGTTGGGGATACTTCTAGCTTAGAGTACATGAGAGGCAGAAGGGTCTTTGAGATTAATCCTGAGCACCCAATCATTCAAAACTTGAAT GCTGCAAGTAGAGTTAATCCAGACGATGCAGATGCAATGAGAGCTATTGATCTTTTGTATGATGCAGCTTTGGTTTCTAGCGGTTTTACT CCCGAGAATCCAGCAGAGCTGGGTGGAAAGATTTATGAGATGATGGGGCTGGCTCTTTCAGGGAAATGGTCTGCACCTGTAGCCGAGGTCCAGGAGGTTCAGCGTCAAGAAGCCGCACCACAGCACAACAGCACCAAGACATTAGAGGCTGAGGTGGTTGAGCCAGTCCAAGCTGGTAGCCAGAAATGA
- the LOC133732199 gene encoding uncharacterized protein LOC133732199 — translation MEANGFSGGLWLLWNRNKYTIDIIDTTFQSISVRLPSMLVGDFNELLSYSDKIGGSQHYKFGGMHDWVNRNGLIDMGYQGADYTWKNNFVKERLDRGFCSCDWRLLFPDACIMHLARMKSDHCPILVKLNHSSRATRNSPFRFHAMWMQHDSYVDMVNETWNNCPGDLQDKTTTLANSMSIWNKEVFGNIFKQKRTLLARLCGIQRSLGRQTIPFLVNLEKELISQYEQIRDAEALFWRQKSRDKWLCEGDRNTKFFHLTTMIRRRRNKIDGLFDATGVWTDNPTSMKQIAADFFKKLFTAEVDHDLRFHIPWLFPSIDNHIIQRMNRPISDQDVHDALFKIGRLKAPRADGFLALFYQKHWSLCSSEIINVVRTAFLIGKIPTGLNHTLITLVPKTQAPQYMNLFRPISLCCTVYKIISKIIVGRIRPMLGKWISPNQVLYELQVPDLLVKLIMSCVSTASYQVIVNGELSDSFISGRVVETNPILPGWTFCVSPIFCDDLILFAEASTNQAMVLKKCMDLFCGLSGQSVNFDKSLVYCSPNIKSATAKAISKICGSPLTEDLGVYLVQARLASWKGKALNMASRLTLIQAVNSSIPIYAMQIAKLPVQICDKLDKLNRDFLWGDTEQKRKVHLTNWDLVCRPKCMGGLGIKKTIDMNKAMLAKASWRVAQNDQGLWNKIYKAKYLHSDSITHGSFKKPLNCSNTWSGVVYGANLLRKWLIWRIGNGASIKFWFDMWSPCGVLSTFALDRTHIDTAATVHDFWINNEWNLPVLYANLPAEIVDKIIVLPIANSYRPDRLIWSGTSSGVFSVKSAYKLLCDDQECQNRFWNMIWSLPIPPKLRIFLWSFASSKLLTNEQRFKRRLTSSSFCQYCTNSEETMLHLFRDCPKAKHVWDAFVIPANMLTTFTLNWKD, via the exons ATGGAAGCCAATGGTTTCTCTGGTGGCCTCTGGCTACTTTGGAATAGAAACAAGTATACTATTGACATCATCGATACTACCTTTCAATCTATTTCTGTGAGA CTTCCTAGTATGCTTGTGGGAGATTTCAATGAGCTGTTGTCCTACTCTGACAAAATTGGTGGATCTCAGCACTACAAATTTGGTGGTATGCATGATTGGGTGAATAGAAATGGCCTAATTGATATGGGTTACCAGGGTGCTGATTATACTTGGaaaaataattttgttaaaGAAAGGCTTGATCGAGGGTTTTGTTCCTGTGATTGGAGGCTCCTATTTCCTGATGCTTGTATTATGCACTTAGCTAGAATGAAATCTGATCATTGTCCTATCCTTGTCAAGCTCAACCATAGTAGCAGGGCTACAAGAAATTCTCCCTTTAGGTTTCATGCTATGTGGATGCAGCATGACAGTTATGTGGATATGGTCAACGAAACTTGGAATAACTGCCCTGGAGATCTGCAGGATAAGACTACTACTCTTGCTAACTCTATGAGCATCTGGAATAAAGAAGTTTTTGGTAATATTTTTAAGCAAAAGAGGACTCTCTTGGCCAGACTTTGTGGTATTCAAAGAAGCTTGGGGAGGCAGACTATTCCTTTTCTTGTGAACCTTGAGAAGGAGCTGATATCTCAATATGAGCAAATTAGGGATGCTGAAGCCCTCTTTTGGAGGCAAAAATCTAGAGATAAGTGGCTGTGTGAGGGGGATAGAAATACTAAGTTCTTTCATCTAACTACAATGATCAGGAGGAGAAGGAATAAGATTGATGGCCTATTTGATGCTACTGGAGTTTGGACTGATAACCCGACTAGTATGAAGCAAATTGCGGCTGACTTTTTCAAGAAGTTATTTACGGCTGAAGTTGATCATGACCTGAGATTTCACATCCCTTGGCTGTTCCCTAGTATCGATAATCATATTATTCAGCGGATGAATAGGCCTATTTCTGATCAGGATGTGCATGATGCTTTGTTTAAGATTGGAAGGTTAAAAGCCCCTAGAGCTGATGGTTTCCTTGCCTTGTTCTACCAAAAACATTGGTCTCTTTGCTCCTCTGAGATCATCAATGTTGTTAGGACTGCTTTTCTTATTGGTAAAATTCCTACTGGCCTTAATCATACCTTGATTACTCTGGTCCCTAAAACACAAGCTCCTCAATACATGAATCTCTTTAGACCTATTAGTCTATGTTGTACTGTTTAcaagataatttccaaaattatTGTTGGAAGAATTAGACCTATGCTTGGGAAATGGATTAGCCCTAATCAA GTTTTGTATGAGCTTCAAGTTCCTGATTTGCTTGTCAAACTCATTATGAGCTGTGTCTCTACTGCTAGCTATCAAGTCATTGTTAATGGGGAGCTCTCTGACTCTTTCATTAGTGGGAGAG TTGTGGAAACCAATCCAATCCTCCCAGGCTGGACCTTTTGTGTCTCACCTATTTTTTGTGATGACCTGATTTTATTTGCTGAAGCTAGCACTAATCAGGCTATGGTTTTAAAGAAGTgtatggatttgttttgtggCCTGTCTGGTCAATCTGTCAACTTTGATAAGTCTCTAGTGTATTGCTCTCCTAACATAAAGAGCGCTACTGCGAAGGCCATTAGCAAGATCTGTGGTTCCCCTCTTACTGAGGACCTTGGTGTTTATCTTG TGCAGGCTAGATTGGCCAGTTGGAAGGGTAAAGCCTTGAATATGGCTAGTCGATTGACTCTCATTCAAGCTGTCAATTCCTCAATTCCTATTTATGCTATGCAAATAGCCAAGCTTCCTGTTCAGATTTGTGATAAGCTGGATAAGCTCAATCGTGACTTCTTATGGGGTGATACTGAGCAGAAAAGGAAGGTACATCTTACCAATTGGGACTTAGTTTGCAGGCCTAAGTGTATGGGGGGCCTGGGAATCAAGAAGACAATTGACATGAACAAAGCTATGCTGGCAAAGGCAAGTTGGAGAGTGGCTCAGAATGATCAGGGTTTATGGAACAAGATTTACAAAGCTAAGTATCTGCACTCTGATTCTATTACTCATGGAAGTTTCAAAAAGCCTCTTAATTGTTCCAATACTTGGTCTGGAGTTGTGTATGGTGCTAACCTTTTAAGGAAATGGCTCATTTGGAGAATTGGAAATGGTGCTTCTATCAAATTTTGGTTTGATATGTGGTCTCCCTGTGGTGTTCTCAGCACTTTTGCTTTAGACCGTACTCATATTGATACGGCTGCTACTGTGCATGATTTTTGGATAAATAATGAGTGGAATCTGCCTGTATTATATGCAAATCTTCCTGCTGAGATTGTGGATAAAATTATTGTCCTCCCCATTGCTAATAGTTATAGGCCTGATCGTCTTATCTGGAGTGGCACTTCCTCGGGTGTCTTCTCGGTGAAGTCGGCGTACAAGCTTCTTTGTGATGATCAAGAGTGCCAAAATCGGTTCTGGAATATGATTTGGTCCCTGCCTATCCCTCCTAAGCTCAGGATTTTTCTTTGGTCCTTTGCCTCAAGCAAGCTGTTAACCAATGAGCAGCGCTTTAAGAGAAGGCTTACTAGTAGTTCATTCTGTCAGTACTGTACCAATTCTGAGGAAACTATGCTGCACCTATTTCGGGATTGCCCTAAAGCTAAACATGTATGGGATGCTTTTGTTATACCTGCAAACATGTTAACCACCTTCACTTTAAATTGGAAGGACTAG
- the LOC133725901 gene encoding OBERON-like protein yields MGTSSGSNINQQPSSRMLPPRQQPRAGGLQTSLSLVSSDARLSPEEPRSNSDHIHESPTESASSRETWPTAEAIMAKKMENGKVENDFPEQSVIRRLSSADKISLRDIARERVDIVCEKMNHLPDEFLEELKNNLRAILDGNGGSQQREEFFILQKFVQSRTDLTAKTLIRAHRVQLEILVAINTGILAFLHPNISLSQTSLIEVFVYKRCRNIACQNQIPADDCTCEICTKRNGFCNLCMCVICNKFDFEVNTCRWVGCDLCSHWTHTDCAIRDGLICMGASVKSGAGPTEMLFRCRACNRTSELLGWVKDVFQHCAPAWEREALMRELDFVSRIFRGSEDPRGQKLYWKCEELKEKIKNGVADSTAACRAILMFFQELEVDSPKSLENGEGGRLIAPQEACNRIAEVVQEAIRKMEMVADEKMRMYKKARMAVEACDKELQDKAREAQELKLERQKKKQQVEELEKIVRLKNAEADMFQLKANEAKREADRLQRIALAKSDKSEEEYASSYLKQRLSEAEAEKQYLFEKIKLQESSRVSQNSGGSVDPSQMLMYSKMHDLLYSGAPKTDCLPNERHPFRKNP; encoded by the exons ATGGGTACATCATCTGGTTCCAATATAAACCAACAACCTTCATCGAGAATGCTTCCTCCACGTCAGCAACCACGAGCTGGGGGACTGCAAACATCACTCTCCCTTGTCTCTTCAGATGCTCGGCTATCCCCTGAAGAACCCAGGTCAAATTCTGATCACATACACGAGTCCCCTACTGAGAGTGCTAGTTCTCGAGAAACTTGGCCTACTGCAGAGGCCATAATGGCTAAGAAGATGGAGAATGGGAAAGTAGAAAATGATTTTCCTGAACAATCGGTCATTCGCCGTCTTTCCAGTGCTGATAAGATATCTCTTCGGGACATAGCAAGAGAGAGAGTTGATATAGTCTGTGAAAAGATGAATCACCTACCTGATGAGTTTCTGGAAGAATTGAAGAACAACCTCAGAGCCATCCTTGATGGGAATGGTGGTTCACAGCAAAGGGAGGAATTTTTTATCTTGCAAAAGTTTGTTCAGAGTAGAACTGATTTAACTGCCAAGACATTGATTAGAGCACATCGAGTACAGCTTGAAATTCTTGTTGCTATAAATACTGGGATTCTGGCATTCTTGCATCCGAATATCAGTCTCTCGCAAACTTCCCTTATTGAAGTTTTTGTGTACAAGAGATGCAGAAATATAGCATGCCAAAACCAGATTCCAGCTGATGATTGCACCTGTGAGATATGCACCAAAAGAAATGGTTTCTGCAACCTTTGTATGTGTGTCATCTGTAACAAGTTCGATTTTGAAGTGAACACTTGCCGTTGGGTTGGTTGTGATTTGTGTTCTCATTGGACTCACACTGACTGTGCCATTCGCGATGGACTAATCTGCATGGGTGCTTCTGTTAAGAGTGGAGCAGGGCCAACTGAAATGCTTTTTAGGTGCCGAGCTTGTAATAGAACATCTGAGCTACTGGGTTGGGTCAAAGATGTGTTTCAACACTGTGCACCTGCTTGGGAACGGGAGGCGTTGATGAGGGAGCTTGATTTTGTTAGTAGAATTTTTCGTGGAAGTGAAGATCCCCGAGGGCAAAAACTCTACTGGAAGTGTGAGGAgctcaaagaaaaaataaaaaatggagtTGCAGATTCAACAGCAGCCTGCAGAGCAATATTGATGTTTTTCCAAG AGCTTGAGGTAGACTCTCCAAAGAGCCTGGAAAATGGGGAAGGTGGACGGCTGATAGCGCCACAGGAGGCTTGTAATCGAATTGCTGAAGTGGTGCAGGAGGCCATAAGGAAGATGGAAATGGTGGCTGATGAGAAAATGAGAATGTACAAGAAAGCCCGAATGGCTGTAGAGGCTTGTGACAAGGAACTCCAGGACAAGGCCAGGGAAGCTCAAGAACTAAAGCTTGAGAGGCAAAAAAAGAAGCAACAAGTCGAAGAGCTGGAGAAAATTGTGAGGCTCAAAAACGCAGAGGCTGATATGTTCCAACTCAAGGCCAATGAGGCTAAACGAGAGGCTGACAGGCTCCAGAGGATTGCTCTTGCCAAGTCAGATAAATCGGAGGAAGAATATGCTAGTAGTTACTTGAAACAACGATTGAGTGAAGCTGAGGCTGAGAAGCAGTATCTGTTTGAGAAGATCAAACTCCAAGAAAGCTCCCGGGTATCCCAGAACAGTGGTGGTAGTGTTGACCCTTCTCAGATGCTGATGTATTCGAAAATGCATGATCTTCTTTACAGTGGTGCTCCCAAGACGGACTGCCTGCCAAATGAACGCCATCCTTTCAGAAAAAATCCCTGA
- the LOC133725902 gene encoding uncharacterized protein LOC133725902, which produces MAFWFFALLLFAVGDSKPANPINQSHLQSAMADMRKGSYHGFVLLLKIVNNSIPDSLRNSDITFFMPNDEELSEATITSDHLPEFIFSHSMPTALHLTHLLHLPNGTLVPSNIPSKIINVTNSKRSGLFVNNAKIVTPDVCGSSTIRCHGISTTMRFENFMVTTKKCNRFDPPTDLQMTPTQH; this is translated from the coding sequence ATGGCTTTCTGGTTTTTCGCCCTATTACTATTTGCAGTCGGAGATTCTAAGCCTGCAAATCCAATCAACCAATCTCATCTGCAGTCAGCCATGGCTGACATGAGAAAGGGGTCTTACCACGGTTTTGTTCTCCTCCTGAAGATCGTAAACAACAGCATCCCCGACTCGCTGAGGAATTCAGACATAACTTTCTTCATGCCAAATGATGAGGAATTATCAGAAGCTACCATCACTTCAGACCATCTCCCAGAATTCATCTTCAGCCATTCAATGCCAACTGCACTGCACCTCACGCATTTGTTACATTTACCGAATGGAACTCTTGTTCCATCAAATATCCCAAGCAAGATCATCAACGTAACCAATTCCAAAAGATCAGGCCTGTTTGTAAACAACGCCAAAATTGTAACTCCAGATGTGTGTGGAAGCTCCACAATTAGGTGTCATGGTATTAGCACAACTATGAGATTTGAGAATTTCATGGTTACCACAAAGAAATGTAACAGATTTGATCCACCTACTGACCTACAGATGACCCCAACACAGCATTGA